CTTAAAACCAAAGGATTAATTTCACCCTACATTAAAAGAACAATATTAAGCAGCACATTTGAGAAGTATAGACCGCAAATGTGCAATTACAATCTATTCCGTCATGACTTTATCTAATTACAAGGTCTTATTTAAGATTATTTAATTACAGGTTCCACTCCTGCCTACTTATAATCCAGGAATTATCTTTCGAATTATTCAACATGATATCGAGCAAACACATGAATATTTATACAATCAGTGACGATGTTTATTTCCAAAATGGAATTATTTCACTAGCCAAATCGAAAGGATGGGACATAGTTGCACATGAATTAGATTCTTCACTTACTAACCAACTTACACCAGATGACGTCGTAATCCTTCATCTGGATGCAAAAAACAGCTCCTATGCCAAGGCGATCTCACCACTTAATAAAGTCTGTAAATTGCTGGTTATTCTAGGTGCCGCGAGAGATATCGTGATTAATGATGCTGACCTGGTCATCAAATCCAGAGACTCGCTTCTCGACATAAGCCGTGCGATTAGAGTTGTGGTAAAAAAGAAAAAAGAGGTTTCGATCAGAGATAGTGAACTCAGTGATATCGAGAATACTATTCTCAAAGAATCACTAAAAGGCAAAAACATTCATCTGATAGCTAAAACACTTAATATACCGCCCAAAAGAGTTTACGCTTATCGTAACAAGGCGTGCAAAAAATTAGGGGGAAAAAAAATAAGTGACCTGCTTTTAATAAAAGATAAACTACTTGAAGAATCATCAACGTTTTTCACCTCTCCTGCCAGTATAAGAGAACTGGACTACAGCTTTTAAAACATGCACACAAGATCGTCACCGCCTGTAGAAATATAAATGCTACAGGCGGTTTACTTTTATCACCAAAGATGTGTCTGTTTTTCGATCGTTCCCCACCTGAAGTACATGTCACAAGCCATCAGAAAATCCCGATGCCAAAGCGCATAAATATGCAAATAGTTAAAGCCGATACAGGGTAAAAAGCAGACCAGGAAATAGATCTCAAACCAGAGTTGCCATCCGGACCATGCCAACAGCATGCTAACGAGAATGATCCATACAAACTCTATGATCAGTAACAGGATTATTCTCGCCCAAAAAGGTTTGTCATAGAATGCAGGCCATGGCAATGAAACTGAAAAATAAAAGTCAATTTCTTTTAGAAATAATCTACCGAGAAAGATATAACGTTTTGACAAACGAGTAAAAAGCAAATTCATCATCAAAACAATGCAACACAAAATAAACATTGCAACCACTACTCTGACAGAGAAAACGCCAGCCAGCAATGAAAAATCCGTCTCACGTTTCAAAGGAGAAACAGTCAGTAAATTTAAAATAATGCCAAGAGAAAGGGAGGCAAAAATATAGCGATAAAGATGCTTATATTTCACCTTATCAACTGCTGCAGTTGCAACTTGCTTAATATAACTGGTTCTTAAGATCCGAAACACGATGTACATAAAGATCGGTAAAATCGCCAGCAAAGGAATCAGTATATACATCGGTAAGTGAAGAAAAAAAAACCCTTGTATAATTACCCCAAGGACGACAGTAAATAAAACACTGGCAACGAAAGGATGAGAACACCATGTTTCCATCCTTCCGAGTTTCTTTCCAGGAAAAAAACTGAAATCGATTGCTTTAGTAACACATTTATATGCCCAAAAAGCTTTAAGTTCGTAAATTGAGCTAAAGAGTAAAATGCTTGCTATACCACTGAGATAATAAACGTCACTGTGATTTAATTCATAATCATTATTTTTCCAATAAAAACCAATCATAATAAAAACGACAAGGAAGAGAAAGGGTAGTATTTTTTTGTCCTGAATACGGATAAATTTGAGATAGTCTGGAATCACAATAGCACCATTAAATTGAAAATAATCCCCTGCAATGCAATATCATCTCAGGGTCAAAGTTTACGAAATCCTTCAATACTTTCCCAAGGTAAGCTTTATTGCTAATTTCGACGAATAAGACTGGCCTGTTATTGGTTAAAAAAAACGACATTGAATCCGCCCATTTAACCGTATGTGTCAAATGCAAGGAGAGGTTTTCTTTGATCTCTGCCGGTTCATTTTCTGCCTTGCCCGTCACATTCATGACGACATCATGTTGGGGAGGACAAAATTCAAAATCAGACAGGTATTGGCGCATGAAGGGTACGCCTTCGGCCATCAAACGCGTATGCCAGGCACCGCTTACGCCAAGCTTCACTGTCTCATGACCGTCAGCACGGAGCTGACGAGAGAATTCATTAAGCGCAGCTATTGTTCCGCCGACAACTTGTTGTCGGCAGCTATTATCACAACTGATATCGATTGGTAGATCAGATTCAATAATCATTTGACTGAGAGCCGTATGATCGATGTCTTTCACCGCCAACATATAACCTTTGTATTTTCTACTAACCTCATCCATCACGTGCGAGCGAAGCTGAATCAGGCGAAACAAATTTTCTAGTGTTACTGCTCCGGCAGCATAAAGAGCACTATATTCCCCGACGCTGTGCCCGCATGAACCTATAACGTTTGTGTTATCAAATTTGTCTTTACAAAGGGTATAGAGCGTTGCATTCATCGCGGTTACAGCAATTTGTTGCACTGTTGTCTGGATCAAGCGATTCATTGGCCCCTTTAAACATAATCGCCTGATATCCATACCCGAAATATCACTGGCGCAATCCCAAATGGCACGTGTTGTTTGATTTATATTCCATAAATCAGCCCCCATTCCGATAACAGGATTCCCCTGGCCAGCGAAAAGAAAAACAACAGGCTGTGATGTACTATTTATATCCATAAATAATATCCTTATAAATGATATTCAACTCCCAGATAAAAACCGACTGTTCTACCAAAGTGGGAAAACTCGGCATCCCGCGAGCCAAATGCTGAAAACATACCAGCATAACCTTCAACTTTCCCATCGAAATAATCCAATGGCGTCGAGTAGTGCATCCCGATTAGCGAACTGTAATCTACCATATTTGTAATAATATAGGGTTGTAAACCAGAACCACCTTTGAAAGCCAAACTTGCATATGCATTGATGTAGTGTTTGCCTTGTAAATTACTTTTATTGGCGACATTACTTATTTCTGCCCCCATAAGATATTTATACGCATCAAACACCTGGTCTAATACAGCATACTGATTTTTGGTATTGAGATAATCAACAAAATTAGTTTGTTGCCGCCACTCGCGTGCAGAATATCCCTCACTTTGGAAATAGTATTCGATGCCAAACAAACTGAAGTTATCTGTTGTGTACTGCCCCCCTATAGCCACTTCAACGCCCTGGTTATCATTGGTGGTATAGAGCGAAGAGGGGAAAGAATAACTCTGCACCGCAGCGGCACTTTGCGGTGAAAAATGCCGCCATTGTTGGGTTGAATGCAAGGCAATCTCAGCATTGATAATCCATTGCGGCGTGTAATTAAAACTGTCAGTTAAAGCAACAGAGCGAGATTCTCCTAACATCACATTAATTGACGGAGTATGCTTTTTAAGCCGATATTCTGTATAGCTTAACAAATAACGTTCGCTGGAATTAGATCGTTGATCAGCAGACCAATTGCCTGACGTCTCATAGCGTTTTTTTATTCGTGCTAACCGAGGTGCGACAGTGAAAGCCAGCCCGTAATCCCTTGTGTCATGAACGATGCTTGCCCCCCAAAAAGATTCGGTATAAACCGGCTTCATTGCCGGAGTATAAAGGCGGTCATTTTTAAATCCTGCATAGTAATTGGTTAGCAGAGCCGATGGCGATTTAAGAAAAAAAATACCCGGTTTATCTCTGAGCTTACCGGCTTCCAGACGAATGCTGTCAGAAGCGATAAACGTAAGTTTTGCCTGATTCAGTAGCATTCGCGAACGATGGTTATCCTTTTCAAACTTCCCCAGCGTTCGCCATGGGTAATAAGTCAATCCATAAAGTGATAGTTCTAAATTCAGCCGTTCCTCGATAAGCGAGCAACCACTACTGAATTTTACGCCCGCGCTATTATTAATATTATTTTTTACATAGGCATTCTTTCCTTCAACATTCCATATTGATGGTTTCTTTTTTGTATAAGAGCCTTGCAATGACAGCGTCACATCAGCGTTTTTTTGAATATCTGAACCAGAAAGACAACTTGCAAAGAGACTAACAGGTAACAGTATAACTGATAAAGTCACCAGATTTATTCGGCAACTCACTTAGCACCTCGCTGAATATATTCCCGGGTAAAATTTGACTCAGGTAAAGACTCAAACCTGGCATCACTGTACTCCATAACAGAATAACCTTTACTATGTTTTGCATCTCGCACAACAATTTTCATTGGTCGCATTTCCCCTAGCACCCTTTGAAAATTTTCGTACTTGACTGTTTTAAGCAGTTTATCGTCCATTGAATAATAAGAAGCCTTGTACGGATGATAATTCTCTCTTTCAACTAAATAGATAATCTTTGGGTATGTCACTGCATCCGATTTGCGTAGCAAAACGAGTTCGTAGCAGATCGATTCCCCGCAAGGCTTATCTCCGGCCAGCGTTGCGCTATAAGAATATTCAAAGTTGGTAACGATAACGTCACCATTAGAAATCTGCCCAACCAACCTTTGCTCTCGCGATACTGGTATAGGGCGTCGAAGCGTGGGCGTATAAAACCATAAATCATACCAATCAGATAACATGATATTACCTTTATCCCTGGGGGGATAAATAAAACGAGCCAGAGAACGAGCATCAGCTGGCATTCCTTTTTCAGGTTTCATAAAACGCATTGATATATCAAGAATCTGTTTATTTTCTTCTTTTCCCACACCATCTTTGTACTCAAGCACAGTAACCGTATAGCGAAAAGGTTTATTGGGTGAGCGAATTTCGTCAGCGCGCCGGATAATATCTGACGCTTCGATTGCAGCCGCCGCGCTGACATTTATCATGATAAAAAAAACAGACACTATAACGATTCGAAAACTAGCTACGCCAGGCATATTTACCCTTACGAAAATTTAAATGCATCGGATATATTTAATCTGGATGCTCGCAAAGCCGGTAGTATTGACGCTAACGAGGAGGTTAGCACAGGCAATACAAACGTTAACCATATCAACTCGACGTTGTTAGTTTTAATGAATGCAGTATAGCCTTGCGTTTGCCCGGGGGACGGAGGCATGGCGATACCGTGCAGATTAATGATACCTGCCAGAATGAAGCCGATGAGAAGACTTCCAACCGCGCCGAGGGTGCCAATAAATATACCTTCAAGCAGAAACAACCGCGAAATATGTAATGGCTGTAAACCCATAGCCCGCAGCGTGGTGATTTCTCTCGTACGCTCTATAATATTCATTGTCATCGCATTACCGATCATAAAAATGACGATGAGGGCCACAATGAGCTTGATAAAGAAATAAATACCTGAAAGTAAGCTCTCTACCTGTTGATAAAAAATCGAAGCATCTTTCCAGCTTTTAACTATCAATGGTAAATGATGTTCATCAATAAAATGCCGCAACCTGTCGATGAACATATCGGTGTTGTCTTTTTTAAGCAAGATTAATACCTTGCTTACGCCATCTGTACCCATTAATTTTTGTGCTGTTGCTAAGGGCATTTTCATCGCAACATCATCATAATCTTTAATCCCTGAGGAAAAGATGCCGCGTAACTTCAATGAAAGAGCGCCCTGACCACCATGAGTATTGACAGTGATTATATCAAGCCAGTCACCATAATGAGCATTTAGTGTTCCGGCAAGCCCTTCTCCGAGGGTAGCTTCATTGGTTTTCACTCGAGATAAGTCACTGCCAGAAATAACCTTATCGAAAGAACCAAGCTTTAACGATGGCAAGGGTTCTACACCTAACCCTGAAAAAAAACTGGAGGTTTCATTTTCGTATTGTGATATGACGCCACTAAATTCTAGTTGTCCTGAAATAGTTGAAATATCATCAGACAATGCACGGTCATTGAGTATTTCTTTTTTCAGGTTTGCATAATCCGCGATCAGGCTGCGGCTTTTATTTGATGTCTCAAAATATTTTGGATTATAGATCTGTACATGTCCGATATTTGTTCTAATCGTCTGCTCCTTCAAAATCCAAAAAGAATAATCAATGAATCCACCATACAGAAAAATAGACACACCACCTAGCATAATGGCAATCGTGGTTGAAACTGTTCTTTTTTTATGCCTGAACAAGTTTAAAAATGAAAACTTTGCATCCCTGAACTTAAAAAACAGACAATAAAAGACAAAACACATTATCACGAGAACAGCTAAATTCATTAAAAGCATGTGCATGTAGAACTACTCGCCTTTAAGTAATGGAATAACAACCTGGGAAACTTCATTCATATCCAACTCCGGTTCAGTATGAAAGTTTGGGCTCAGGAACTTCGCAGCCACGGCGGTTTGCGTCTTTATTTTTTCCATTAGCAATTCAGCCTGCTGATGTTGATTACAGTTTACCAGGGCTCTATAACGCATATACTCAATATGTTCTACTATAGCTTTCTCAAATACATTTTTTTCTTTTAATAACCGTTCAGTATCGTCGAGTGTTACCACACAACGCCCTATTACAGCAGGTAAATAAGCGTCGATCCGTGCACGTAGATATCTAATCCGTGGGTTTTCGTCATGTGAATCTACCGCTTCATCAAGATAAAAAAAGCCCGTTTTGGCATATTCCGAAGCATGGATAAAATCATTAACAGCCGAAAAGTGATTCGCCTGCCGTAGCATTCCATATGAATAAAAGATCAGCGACGTAACGTTCTTCGTTTTTACAAATTCCTGAAAAAGCGCCTGCGTCGTTTTCACTAACGCTTCGGGTTGTTCAGGGAGACCGTGCTGTATCACTTTATCGGCCTCCGGGGCAGGCATTGCATAAGCACTATTCGCTACCACAGCAAAGACCAACCCCACCCAGAGAGGCCAATAATACTTACGCATCTGAGCCATGTACTAACACTCCATCTTTAATTTCAATTACCCGCCTGGCGCTATCTCTAAGCTGGGTTGAATGCGTGGAAATAACAAATGTGGTGCTGGTCTGCTGATTTATATTCATTAACAACTCTAAAATGGCCTCGCCCGTTGTTAAGTCCAGGTTCCCGGTCGGTTCATCGGCGACGACAACTCTGGGTTCATGCGCAAGCGCGCGGGCAATCGCAACGCGTTGCTGTTGCCCCCCCGATAACTGACCGGGTTTGCGATCAACTAAATGGGCAAGCCCCACGCTGTCCAGGAAATGTAAAGCGCGTTCTTTCGCGTCTTTCTTATTGAAATGTGCATTCAGAACAAGGGGATAAAATACATTATCAAAAACGCTGAGCACTGGAATAAGGTTAAAAAACTGAAAAATAAACCCTACGTATTTGCTTCGCATATACGCTAACCGTTTTTCAGGCATATCATTAAGAACATTATTGAGAAACATGACAGTTCCGGTGGAAGGCGTATCGATACCCGAAAGAATATTTAGCAACGTACTTTTTCCACTGCCGGAAGGCCCACATAGCGCCACAAACTCACCTTTCTTAATTTCAAGGTTAATGTTTTTTAGCGCATCGACCTTATTTTCGTTTATACCAAAACTTTTACAAATATCCTGCATAAAGATTGCGGGGAGTTCTTTTATTGTATTGCTCATAATTTACCCCCGACGAAAACAGAGTATCAAAATAACTATACCCACCGAAGTTATCAGATAATATTGTGCGCATCTTTTTTTCAGGATGCGTATTGTTAAGTAGATACTCCCAACTCAGCGCAGGCGTAAGACAACCACTCGCGCCATAAATATCATTCAGATCGACAACATTGATGCAAGTTTGAGGTATTATTCGCATGACATTCTCTTTTCTACCAGAAAAGGTAAGCAGATCATCTTCCGATAAATCCTTCGTCATCTCACGTTGAATGTCATCCACGTTGCCATGGGCGATATACTTACCGCAGCTGACTCTTAGCCCACTCTCGCGCAAGCTAAAAATAAAACACCCTGTCCGTTCGACTGAGAGTTGCACACCATTTTTTTGCTTCGATTTGACGCTACCTTTAATAGCAAGAGTATCTTCGTCTGAAAAGACCAATACGGGAATTGTTCTGTACGCTCCGCAGATAATTACAAAATCAAAAACCTGCCAGTGTAGATAATCCTGTGCTAATTGCATCGCTTGTATTAGTGAAAACTTCTCTCCGCGTACTTTACAAGTCACGTTTTTGATTGAGAATTTTTTCAAGATATTTTTGGGTAATGTATCAATCATCGAAGTATGCAGTGCACTGGTGATATTTTCAAAGACAGATGATTCACCCCATGCATCGATATAAATGAAAGCAGCACGCGATTTTAGCAATAACATACGATCTCTTGGGGTCATCTGTTGCAATGCGGCATCAGCGGCTTGCTCCATGGACTCAAGATAATCAATATAACGCGGTTTACGTATCATTTCCCGCGCATAAGTATCTTTATCAGTGCCAAATCGCTTAAACGCCCAGCCACTTGCCGAGGTGGATTTAAGCGCCTGATTATACAAATACGCCTCCCAGGCATTTAACCAGTGAGGAGCATAGAAATAAAAAATCTCGTCTGGTTCCAAAAGCGAAAATGACGACAGATACATTTCATTTTTCATATCTACTAATCTCAAATGCGGGTATCAGACATGACGATACCGATAATTGATCCATCAACGCCAAGTCCCGTTTTGAGCAAATGTTTCTTTTCATGTTTGATGACGCCGATGTCAGTCAACAACTGACTCGCAATTTCTTCGATAATGTCATCATTACTTACCGGAGTAAGTAATTCGCGTTGGCGAAGGGAGTGCTCACCAATAATCAAATCGACGATCCCTGAGCCCGTTGTGGTGTAACCCAGTTGTCCTTTATATGCGAGAACCGGAACAGGTTGCTTGTCTGAAAGCATTGCTATTGCTTTGGCTTCTGCCTTGTCGCTGTTTGATGAACCGTTGCCATGAGGAATAATTGCGCATAAATCGCCGAGGCCAACGTTCGCATCATCCAATATTTTACCGATTACCTTAATAATATTGGCGCTTAACCATGCTGAATCATTACTGCGACTCGCACTAATTTGCGCATAGGTGGATTTGAGCTGTACTCCCCCATTTCTTCCTCTGGCCTGTCGATGTGCTTTACTCTCAAGTAATATGACGCAATACCCCTCTGCAAATAAAACCGATCTGCTATTTTGACCAAAGGGCTGTACTGATTCGCTATCAAGCATAGATTGATTTTCGAGAAACCAAATATCTTGCGTTTTAATTTTTGAACAATTAATTACACAAACAATATCTGCCCCGTCATTATCGATCGCCTGGCAACCAAGATGAACCGCAGTCAATGATGAATTACTGGTGCAATGTAAATTAGGCGGAAGATATTTTAATTGATATTTATGCGCAATGTTATAGGCGAGTTCATCCTGCGACATATTGTTTACATGAAGCCGACTTATTGATGGTGAACATTTAAGATCCTCAACGTCATTGTGATCATAGAAAGATTTATAGTCCATGCCATCAACACGAGGCCCCAGCCCGGTTAAATATACCCTTACCCTTTCGCCGGTAAGCGCGCTTTTACTAAGATTAGCCTGAACCAGTGCATCATCAATTAACCGATGTAATAATGCTAATGGGCTATCATCTATCTGATCTAGCCTCGCCACGCGCTTATTTCCTCTAAACCCACATTTCAGCGCTACTTCATCAGATGCAAACCAATAGTTTTCATTAACACGCTTACCGACGCGAAGATTATTGATCAACTGACTATAATTTTCAGCAAAGGGTAAATATAGACTGTAACCAGCAATGATAGCCGCATTATCCATTGCTCTATTCCTTAATTACGAATGCATAATAGTTTCCGCCTTCTGTTGCCCCAACCAGAAGAACATGCTTAAGCGTTAAATTTTGAGGGCTCCGTACAAAGTTTATACGTGAATCGAAGAACACTTGCGTATAGGGAATAGCCGGCACTTTTTGCTTTTTAATGCAATCAATAAGAACCAAAAGATTGAGCAATCCGGCAGATGAAGCCACGAACCCGAAATAAGCGTT
This genomic interval from Kosakonia sacchari SP1 contains the following:
- a CDS encoding outer membrane lipoprotein-sorting protein; this translates as MINVSAAAAIEASDIIRRADEIRSPNKPFRYTVTVLEYKDGVGKEENKQILDISMRFMKPEKGMPADARSLARFIYPPRDKGNIMLSDWYDLWFYTPTLRRPIPVSREQRLVGQISNGDVIVTNFEYSYSATLAGDKPCGESICYELVLLRKSDAVTYPKIIYLVERENYHPYKASYYSMDDKLLKTVKYENFQRVLGEMRPMKIVVRDAKHSKGYSVMEYSDARFESLPESNFTREYIQRGAK
- a CDS encoding ABC transporter permease, with amino-acid sequence MHMLLMNLAVLVIMCFVFYCLFFKFRDAKFSFLNLFRHKKRTVSTTIAIMLGGVSIFLYGGFIDYSFWILKEQTIRTNIGHVQIYNPKYFETSNKSRSLIADYANLKKEILNDRALSDDISTISGQLEFSGVISQYENETSSFFSGLGVEPLPSLKLGSFDKVISGSDLSRVKTNEATLGEGLAGTLNAHYGDWLDIITVNTHGGQGALSLKLRGIFSSGIKDYDDVAMKMPLATAQKLMGTDGVSKVLILLKKDNTDMFIDRLRHFIDEHHLPLIVKSWKDASIFYQQVESLLSGIYFFIKLIVALIVIFMIGNAMTMNIIERTREITTLRAMGLQPLHISRLFLLEGIFIGTLGAVGSLLIGFILAGIINLHGIAMPPSPGQTQGYTAFIKTNNVELIWLTFVLPVLTSSLASILPALRASRLNISDAFKFS
- a CDS encoding ACP S-malonyltransferase encodes the protein MDINSTSQPVVFLFAGQGNPVIGMGADLWNINQTTRAIWDCASDISGMDIRRLCLKGPMNRLIQTTVQQIAVTAMNATLYTLCKDKFDNTNVIGSCGHSVGEYSALYAAGAVTLENLFRLIQLRSHVMDEVSRKYKGYMLAVKDIDHTALSQMIIESDLPIDISCDNSCRQQVVGGTIAALNEFSRQLRADGHETVKLGVSGAWHTRLMAEGVPFMRQYLSDFEFCPPQHDVVMNVTGKAENEPAEIKENLSLHLTHTVKWADSMSFFLTNNRPVLFVEISNKAYLGKVLKDFVNFDPEMILHCRGLFSI
- a CDS encoding beta-ketoacyl synthase N-terminal-like domain-containing protein; translation: MDNAAIIAGYSLYLPFAENYSQLINNLRVGKRVNENYWFASDEVALKCGFRGNKRVARLDQIDDSPLALLHRLIDDALVQANLSKSALTGERVRVYLTGLGPRVDGMDYKSFYDHNDVEDLKCSPSISRLHVNNMSQDELAYNIAHKYQLKYLPPNLHCTSNSSLTAVHLGCQAIDNDGADIVCVINCSKIKTQDIWFLENQSMLDSESVQPFGQNSRSVLFAEGYCVILLESKAHRQARGRNGGVQLKSTYAQISASRSNDSAWLSANIIKVIGKILDDANVGLGDLCAIIPHGNGSSNSDKAEAKAIAMLSDKQPVPVLAYKGQLGYTTTGSGIVDLIIGEHSLRQRELLTPVSNDDIIEEIASQLLTDIGVIKHEKKHLLKTGLGVDGSIIGIVMSDTRI
- a CDS encoding helix-turn-helix transcriptional regulator; translation: MNIYTISDDVYFQNGIISLAKSKGWDIVAHELDSSLTNQLTPDDVVILHLDAKNSSYAKAISPLNKVCKLLVILGAARDIVINDADLVIKSRDSLLDISRAIRVVVKKKKEVSIRDSELSDIENTILKESLKGKNIHLIAKTLNIPPKRVYAYRNKACKKLGGKKISDLLLIKDKLLEESSTFFTSPASIRELDYSF
- a CDS encoding ABC transporter ATP-binding protein, with translation MSNTIKELPAIFMQDICKSFGINENKVDALKNINLEIKKGEFVALCGPSGSGKSTLLNILSGIDTPSTGTVMFLNNVLNDMPEKRLAYMRSKYVGFIFQFFNLIPVLSVFDNVFYPLVLNAHFNKKDAKERALHFLDSVGLAHLVDRKPGQLSGGQQQRVAIARALAHEPRVVVADEPTGNLDLTTGEAILELLMNINQQTSTTFVISTHSTQLRDSARRVIEIKDGVLVHGSDA